One Mycoplasmoides pneumoniae FH genomic region harbors:
- the rpsP gene encoding 30S ribosomal protein S16 encodes MVKIRLMRMGRVHYPTYRIVAVDSRVKRDGKYIALIGHLNPALKENKCKIDEAVALEWLNKGAKPTDTVRSLFSQTGLWKKFVESKKKPVAKSK; translated from the coding sequence TTGGTAAAAATAAGATTAATGCGCATGGGTCGTGTTCACTACCCAACCTACAGAATAGTAGCTGTTGATTCCAGAGTTAAACGTGATGGTAAGTACATTGCGTTAATTGGCCATCTCAATCCTGCATTAAAAGAAAATAAGTGCAAGATTGATGAAGCTGTGGCCTTGGAATGACTCAATAAGGGAGCAAAACCAACTGATACAGTTCGCTCTTTGTTTAGTCAGACTGGTCTTTGGAAAAAGTTTGTAGAAAGTAAGAAAAAGCCAGTAGCTAAGTCCAAGTAA
- a CDS encoding MATE family efflux transporter yields the protein MNSQQDRLAKQVLIQKSFESKRLFLTILRFAIPTFFFALFSAAYVFVDQIMVIKFVPHGPLNPDSIFTDQALIEEFKASAFYKGGDIPNHTELTASQLVKTVLNISQPIVVILNAITIFVPLGTGVIFSKTIGKGDEKKIKDAWNTGLVSTTLFALVTQIIVLAIAKEWLQFNLDKVDEQHHVQVADQFQHFFNEKAVAIGSEYVYILIGFNIIPMLSRLFFYLGQSEGRQLFIAIVPPLSNLLNVLFVFLLVRFSTLGVVGSAVAAILVYFITFMAYVVYLISLNKRGLTYLSLRDFSFKRVSFNLFLVISMVGLASFFRNGSLSILNTFYESFLVNLTKTLTDQSDTFYLVLLTGPIAIANLTSAAIFGVLQGVRTVVSYKFGQGQLADIKRINVYTLLVCLVFAALLYLILAVGLGKEILVHLFDTSAATLMLANQFSLIVQAQVFFVAIGATSQQYFQNTNRVLYSWIVSLMQGVIVFVPLLFIFQAITLQTKNIEIFIWLLTANAALAGLINVLIGQVHIHFFMDKYFAQKHKSRIVQFIERYS from the coding sequence GTGAATAGCCAACAAGATCGTCTAGCGAAGCAAGTCCTCATCCAAAAATCCTTTGAATCGAAAAGACTGTTTCTAACGATCTTGCGCTTTGCTATTCCGACTTTTTTCTTTGCGCTGTTTTCCGCTGCTTATGTCTTTGTGGACCAAATTATGGTGATTAAGTTTGTCCCGCATGGACCACTTAATCCCGATTCAATCTTTACTGACCAGGCCTTAATTGAGGAATTTAAAGCATCCGCGTTTTATAAGGGTGGGGACATTCCCAACCACACGGAACTAACAGCTAGTCAATTAGTCAAAACAGTCTTAAATATTAGCCAGCCAATTGTAGTCATTCTCAACGCCATTACCATCTTTGTGCCGTTGGGTACGGGGGTGATCTTTTCCAAAACCATTGGTAAGGGTGATGAGAAAAAGATTAAGGATGCTTGGAATACCGGGTTAGTTTCCACTACCTTATTTGCCCTAGTGACCCAAATTATTGTGCTAGCGATTGCCAAAGAGTGGTTGCAGTTTAACTTGGATAAAGTCGATGAACAACACCACGTGCAAGTAGCGGATCAGTTTCAACACTTCTTTAACGAAAAGGCGGTTGCGATTGGTTCAGAGTACGTTTACATTTTGATTGGCTTTAACATCATACCGATGTTGAGCCGCTTGTTTTTTTACTTAGGCCAATCAGAGGGCCGGCAACTGTTTATTGCAATTGTGCCTCCTTTATCGAACTTACTGAACGTCCTGTTTGTTTTCTTGTTAGTGCGTTTTTCCACTTTAGGGGTTGTGGGCTCCGCGGTGGCTGCGATTTTGGTTTACTTCATTACCTTTATGGCTTATGTGGTGTACCTTATTAGTTTAAATAAACGTGGTTTAACCTACCTTTCGTTGAGGGACTTTTCCTTTAAACGGGTTAGTTTTAACCTCTTTTTGGTCATTTCAATGGTGGGGTTAGCCTCCTTTTTCCGTAATGGTTCGCTCTCAATTCTCAACACCTTTTACGAAAGCTTTTTGGTGAATTTGACCAAAACGCTTACGGACCAAAGTGATACCTTTTACTTGGTGTTACTAACGGGACCCATTGCAATTGCTAACCTAACTTCAGCCGCCATCTTTGGTGTTCTCCAAGGGGTGCGGACAGTGGTATCCTACAAGTTTGGTCAGGGCCAGTTGGCTGACATTAAAAGGATTAATGTTTATACGTTGTTAGTGTGTTTGGTATTTGCTGCTTTGCTGTATTTAATTCTGGCAGTTGGATTGGGCAAAGAAATCCTAGTGCACCTGTTTGATACAAGTGCAGCTACCTTAATGCTCGCTAATCAGTTTTCCTTAATTGTGCAAGCGCAAGTGTTCTTTGTGGCCATTGGCGCTACCAGTCAACAGTACTTCCAAAATACCAACCGGGTGTTGTATTCGTGAATAGTTTCCTTAATGCAAGGGGTTATTGTTTTTGTACCCTTGTTGTTTATCTTTCAAGCAATTACCTTACAAACAAAAAACATTGAAATCTTTATCTGGTTATTAACGGCTAACGCTGCTCTGGCTGGATTGATTAACGTTTTGATTGGCCAAGTACACATCCACTTCTTTATGGATAAATACTTCGCTCAAAAACATAAGAGTCGGATTGTCCAGTTCATTGAGCGCTATTCTTAG
- the msrB gene encoding peptide-methionine (R)-S-oxide reductase MsrB yields the protein MSKYQKKSDGELKRTLTKLQYDVTQNAHTEPPYTNEYNRHYEKGIYVDITSGEPLFISTDKFKSGCGWPAFTKPISQDLIANYRDESHGMIRTEVRAKNSNSHLGHVFRDGPEEHGGLRYCINSAALKFIPFAEMESAGYGEYLKLFKESN from the coding sequence ATGAGTAAGTACCAAAAAAAGAGTGACGGGGAACTAAAGCGGACCTTAACTAAACTACAGTACGACGTTACCCAAAACGCACACACCGAACCGCCCTATACTAATGAATATAACCGCCATTACGAAAAGGGTATTTACGTTGACATTACGTCCGGTGAACCGTTGTTTATCTCAACTGATAAGTTCAAATCCGGTTGTGGTTGACCAGCGTTTACCAAACCAATTAGTCAAGACTTAATTGCTAACTACCGCGATGAATCACACGGGATGATCCGCACCGAAGTACGCGCCAAAAACTCCAACAGCCACCTAGGGCACGTCTTTCGTGATGGTCCCGAAGAGCATGGTGGTTTGCGTTACTGCATTAACTCCGCTGCTCTAAAGTTCATTCCGTTTGCGGAAATGGAATCGGCGGGGTATGGTGAATACCTCAAATTATTTAAGGAATCTAACTAA
- the ytpR gene encoding YtpR family tRNA-binding protein: MRYGFFDISQDFITIFCPKKTLKNCMFGLIGSRTQATLRQEKNQNFSFFVNEANEIAGFNFFDIKKSFRRGLISHHFTAGLNYPSLKLVKKISELLNYDLTPLAKKVPFVVCEVISAIPIPNTHLKRCKVNTGSNKSLDVVCGADNVRVGLKTVLVHVGGVLPDGTIIKKAKIAGYDSMGMLCSEKELHLKPKNQGIIEIKSHIKIGKSFLDVYLNNSEKFSAWVSTKKRVTGN; this comes from the coding sequence ATGCGTTACGGTTTTTTTGATATTTCTCAGGACTTTATCACCATTTTTTGTCCCAAGAAAACACTTAAGAACTGTATGTTTGGTTTAATTGGTAGCCGCACGCAAGCTACTTTGCGCCAAGAAAAGAACCAGAACTTTAGCTTCTTTGTCAATGAAGCCAATGAGATTGCTGGGTTTAACTTCTTTGACATTAAAAAGAGCTTTCGCAGGGGATTAATTTCCCATCACTTTACCGCAGGGTTGAATTACCCTTCTTTGAAGTTGGTCAAAAAGATTAGTGAGCTGTTGAACTATGATTTAACACCCTTAGCCAAAAAGGTACCCTTTGTGGTTTGTGAGGTCATTTCGGCCATTCCGATTCCCAACACTCATTTGAAAAGGTGTAAGGTCAACACTGGTTCCAATAAGTCCTTGGATGTCGTGTGTGGGGCGGATAATGTTCGGGTTGGCCTTAAAACTGTTTTAGTCCATGTTGGTGGTGTTTTACCTGATGGCACGATTATCAAGAAGGCTAAAATTGCGGGGTATGATTCCATGGGAATGCTCTGTTCGGAAAAAGAGCTCCATTTAAAACCTAAAAATCAGGGTATAATTGAAATTAAGTCGCACATCAAAATAGGCAAAAGTTTCCTTGATGTTTACTTAAATAATAGTGAAAAATTCAGTGCATGAGTAAGTACCAAAAAAAGAGTGACGGGGAACTAA
- a CDS encoding DegV family protein — MRVAFLVDSVSNLKESQAQHLYVLPLFIIESTPEAETTFSSGFDIDLKTLTDKMANAPKGVKFSTSQTTEEIVRAKVSELVEQYDLIIGIPIDKEISASYANWKLVEKDYASKFHVLDARAVEMIIDWLINDIKGWLNTNPYSREGLDRFVEQYRKKTAAVLFVTDTKPLVAGGRLSNLKSFIIKSLKFHLLISFLGENGKLQFFDKARSTHDAHKLAVKFLKKQLLKHSAKLKRGAFLTTVFDEQTNTNLVQEFDKLLDHSINIEQSLLSPVICTHTGLNSYVIVLQGE, encoded by the coding sequence GTGAGAGTCGCATTCTTAGTTGACTCTGTTAGTAACCTCAAGGAAAGCCAGGCACAACATCTGTATGTGCTACCGCTTTTCATCATTGAATCAACTCCTGAAGCTGAAACCACCTTTAGTTCGGGGTTTGACATTGATTTAAAAACCCTCACGGACAAGATGGCTAACGCTCCGAAGGGAGTGAAGTTCTCCACATCGCAAACTACTGAAGAAATAGTGCGCGCTAAGGTGAGTGAACTAGTGGAGCAGTATGACCTGATTATCGGCATTCCGATTGATAAGGAAATCTCCGCTTCGTACGCGAACTGGAAGTTAGTTGAAAAGGATTACGCTTCGAAGTTCCATGTATTGGATGCCAGAGCGGTGGAAATGATCATTGATTGGCTAATCAATGACATTAAGGGTTGGTTGAATACCAATCCTTATTCCAGGGAAGGCTTGGATCGCTTTGTGGAGCAGTACCGCAAGAAAACGGCCGCAGTGTTGTTTGTCACTGATACCAAACCACTAGTGGCAGGCGGGCGGCTTTCCAATCTTAAATCCTTTATTATCAAGAGCTTAAAGTTTCACTTACTGATTAGTTTTTTAGGTGAAAATGGTAAGTTACAGTTCTTTGATAAAGCGCGTTCGACTCATGATGCGCATAAGCTAGCAGTCAAGTTTTTAAAGAAACAGCTGTTAAAACACTCCGCTAAACTGAAACGGGGTGCCTTTCTTACCACCGTCTTTGACGAACAGACCAACACTAATTTAGTCCAAGAGTTTGATAAACTGTTGGATCATTCCATTAATATAGAACAGAGCTTACTGTCCCCGGTCATTTGTACCCACACGGGATTGAACAGCTATGTAATTGTGCTGCAAGGCGAATAG